One genomic window of Mercenaria mercenaria strain notata chromosome 2, MADL_Memer_1, whole genome shotgun sequence includes the following:
- the LOC123564986 gene encoding actin-related protein 2/3 complex subunit 1A-like: MTDKQSFGVDPITCHAFSGDRNGLAMSHNNNNVMVYKKQANKWVQKSELTEHGQRVTGIDWAAKSNRLVTCGADRNAYVWTQEGDEWKPHLVILRINRAATCVRWSPEENKFAVGSGARVISVCYFEQENNWWVSKHIKKPIRSTITSVDWHPNNVLLAAGSTDFKARVFSAYVKDVEGKPSSTNWGNKMTFGNLMAEFSSGGGGWVHSVSFSASGEKLAWVGHDSCIGIVDAANGQALSVIKGTFLPFSGITWITESSVVVVGYGCCPKLFTQKPNGDIVFVHDLDVPSEGGETKVTAMSRFKSLDKKGASGEETATAVKTLHQNTITQVSIHAGSKGDASKIATSGVDGQLILWDLKSLERSMAGLKIA, encoded by the exons atgacagaCAAGCAAAGTTTTGGTGTTGATCCCATCACATGTCATGCATTCAGCGGTGATAGAAATG ggttggCAATGtctcacaacaacaacaatgtgaTGGTGTATAAGAAACAGGCCAACAAATGGGTACAGAAGAGTGAGCTTACTGAGCATGGGCAGAGAGTGACTGGTATTGACTGGGCTGCCAAATCTAACAGACTGGTCACATGTGGTGCT GACAGGAATGCCTATGTATGGACACAGGAAGGGGATGAATGGAAACCTCATCTTGTAATTCTGAGAATCAACAGGGCAGCTACATGTGTTCGTTGGTCACCTGAAG AGAATAAGTTTGCCGTTGGTAGTGGTGCCCGAGTTATTTCTGTCTGTTACTTTGAGCAAGAGAACAACTGGTGGGTGAGCAAGCACATCAAGAAGCCAATCCGGTCAACAATTACAAG TGTTGATTGGCATCCCAATAATGTCCTTCTGGCTGCTGGTTCCACTGATTTCAAAGCCAg GGTATTCTCTGCCTATGTGAAGGATGTGGAAGGTAAACCCTCCTCTACCAACTGGGGTAACAAGATGACCTTTGGTAACCTCATGGCTGAATTCTCCTCTGGGGGAG GTGGTTGGGTACACTCTGTATCATTCTCTGCCTCGGGAGAAAAGCTTGCATGGGTCGGTCATGATTCCTGCATTGGTATCGTGGATGCTGCCAATGGACAGGC tttgtCCGTGATCAAGGGCACTTTTCTGCCATTCAGCGGTATAACATGGATTACTGAGAGTAGTGTTGTTGTAGTG GGCTATGGCTGCTGTCCAAAACTATTTACCCAGAAACCCAATGGTGACATAGTGTTCGTTCATGACTTGGACGTCCCTAGTGAAGGGGGCGAAACTAAAGTCAC TGCCATGAGCCGTTTCAAAAGTTTGGACAAGAAGGGAGCGTCAGGTGAGGAGACGGCCACAGCCGTGAAAACTCTTCACCAAAACACTATCAC GCAAGTATCCATTCATGCCGGATCGAAAGGTGATGCCAGTAAGATTGCGACATCAGGTGTTGATGGACAACTTATCCTCTGGGATCTTAAG agtCTGGAACGATCAATGGCTGGACTTAAGATTGCCTAA
- the LOC123564985 gene encoding uncharacterized protein LOC123564985 — protein MCASLHVEPDYQATASVKWIKHLTEELKKVSNEKQLAVLFDNAEDTIESTFKDSLLSLIVAVARQCPWVKVLITSTTKIQFSQLRKIYCLHEMKPMRYTESKLMLRSIAPDVDLGAYGDVIVELSEGLPLLILMIGAEMKINLITPEQMVNLLLLSRLETLSKDCYPVEDRVADVYKNFIKRLSVVYQEYLSKLDFIPGSFNAEEAGELLDFESVAMAKQQVLRPILIRHVISYDSSSLRFNIQGILREVIQANFTIKDLPGVRANYCKVFTKVMKEIAKKMSTDEYTRAMSTFVQEQPNLRKLLGEVNNNTQESSTYPFFIEMASSCTELIEIFMPNESEQFYKGCLRLADKYGKDIDKASVYLAVGSMETYTKGDLHTGQEKYLSALNIIEKKGDTMQLATLYHKIGWNIFKQGDCTEAIRMYKKSLGISSTAGKDFESLTLQSLSNLGVAHVVLGNFDLGEKYHSSCLRRSEALQGKIHPNVGNARNRIGLLHDQRGDPKTALEFFKQGLEIKKKSKAAPISIVYSLSNVANGYNNMGMYKEAHELVDEAFAILQDQKMDMLDGFSLMYNTRGKIYSREGRLKQAAEAYGKTVEITRQVEQKSYIFMKRLVNLAEVLEGMLHL, from the exons ATGTGCGCATCGCTGCATGTAGAACCCGATTATCAAGCTACAGCCTCGGTTAAATGGATAAAACATTTAACGGAAGAACTTAAAAAAGTTTCTAACGAGAAACAATTAGCTGTTCTCTTTGACAATGCAGAGGATACCATTGAAAGCACTTTCAAGGACAGTTTACTGTCGTTAATTGTAGCGGTTGCAAGACAGTGTCCATGGGTGAAAGTCCTGATTACGTCAACTACTAAAATTCAGTTCAGCCAGTTAAGGAAAATTTACTGTTTACATGAAATGAAGCCTATGCGATATACGGAATCTAAACTAATGCTGCGAAGTATAGCACCAGATGTAGACCTTGGGGCATACGGAGATGTTATAGTCGAGCTTAGTGAAGGACTACCGCTGTTGATTTTAATGATTGGTGCAGAAATGAAGATTAATTTGATTACACCGGAGCAGATGGTGAACCTGTTGTTACTGAGTAGACTGGAGACTCTCAGCAAAGACTGCTACCCAGTAGAAGATCGTGTAG CCGATGTCTACAAAAACTTCATCAAACGCCTGTCCGTTGTGTACCAAGAGTATTTGTCGAAACTTGACTTTATCCCAGGCTCGTTTAATGCAGAAGAAGCTGGAGAACTGTTAG atTTTGAAAGCGTAGCAATGGCAAAGCAACAGGTTCTAAGGCCGATCCTGATACGTCATGTGATCAGTTATGATTCTTCATCACTACGTTTTAACATCCAAGGAATTCTACGCGAGGTGATCCAGGCAAATTTCACTATCAAGGACCTGCCAG GAGTAAGGGCAAACTATTGTAAAGTGTTTACAAAAGTGATGAAAGAAATCGCCAAGAAGATGAGCACGGATGAGTACACTAGAGCTATGTCAACATTTGTTCAAGAGCAACCAAACTTGCGTAAACTTCTGGGTGAAGTTAACAACAATACACAAGAAAGTTCCACATACCCTTTCTTTATTGAAATGGCGTCGTCCTGTACTGAGTTAATTGAAATTTTCATGCCTA ATGAAAGTGAACAGTTTTATAAAGGTTGCTTGCGACTGGCTGACAAATATGGAAAGGACATAGATAAGGCTTCAGTATACTTAGCTGTTGGTAGCATGGAAACGTATACAAAG GGTGACCTTCACACAGGACAAGAGAAGTACTTGTCGGCGTTAAATATCATTGAGAAGAAGGGGGACACTATGCAACTAGCCACCTTGTACCATAAAATTGGATGGAATATATTCAAACAGGGAGATTGTACAGAGGCTATTAG GATGTACAAAAAGTCATTGGGCATATCTTCCACTGCTGGAAAGGACTTTGAATCACTTACACTGCAGTCTCTTAGTAACCTAGGTGTTGCACATGTAGTTCTTg GTAATTTTGACCTTGGTGAGAAATACCATTCATCTTGCCTGAGACGTAGTGAGGCTCTACAGGGTAAAATTCATCCAAATGTAGGAAACGCCCGGAACAGAATAGGGTTACTCCATGACCAGAGGGGCGACCCAAAAACAGCTCTGGAATTCTTTAAGCAAGGgcttgaaataaagaaaaagtcAAAAGCCGCCCCTATTTCTATTGTATACTCGTTAAGCAATGTTGCCAATGGGTACAACAATATGGGTATGTACAAAGAGGCGCATGAATTAGTTGATGAAGCCTTCGCTATACTGCAGGACCAGAAGATGGACATGCTGGATGGCTTTTCTCTGATGTATAATACAAGAGGAAAAATCTATTCCAGGGAAGGCAGACTAAAACAGGCAGCCGAGGCATATGGTAAAACAGTGGAGATCACGAGACAGGTTGAACAGAAAAGTTATATATTTATGAAGAGATTGGTGAATCTTGCCGAAGTGCTGGAAGGAATGCTGcatctttaa